The window TCGGCCTGCAAGAGCGCTTGACGCGGCTGGTCGAAGTGCTCGAAGTCGAGCTCGAAAAGATTCAGGTGGATCGCGCCATCCACGGCCGCGTCAAGCGGCAGATGGAGCGCGCCCAGAAAGAGTATTACCTCAACGAGAAGATCAAGGCGATTCACAAAGAGCTGGGCCGCAAGGACGAGAAGGCCGAGCTCGAAGAGCTGAAGCAGAAGATTGAATCCGCCGGCATGTCGAAAGACGCCTACGAGAAGGCCATCGCCGAGTTGCGCCGTTTAGAGCAGATGCCGCCGATGTCCGCCGAATCGACGGTGTCGCGTAACTACCTCGACTGGCTGCTGGCGGTGCCGTGGAAAGACAAGTCCGAAGAGGTGCGCGATATCCGCGCCGCGCAGGACGTGTTGGACGCCGACCATTATGGGCTTGAGAAAGTCAAAGAGCGCATCCTCGAATACCTCGCCGTGCGCCAGCTGGTGGACAAGCCGAGAGGCTCGATCCTCTGCTTCGTCGGCCCGCCGGGCGTCGGCAAGACCAGCCTCGGGCGCTCGATTGCCAAGGCGACGGGCCGCAAGTTCGTGCGCCTCAGCTTAGGCGGCGTGCGCGACGAGGCCGAGATTCGCGGCCACCGCCGCACCTACATCGGCGCGCTGCCCGGCCAGATCATTCAGATGATGAAGAAGGCCGGCACCGTCAATCCGCTCATCATGCTCGACGAAGTCGACAAGCTCGGCATGGATTTCCGCGGCGACCCGTCGGCAGCCCTGCTCGAAGTGCTGGACCCTGAGCAGAACTTCGCCTTCCACGATCACTACCTCGACGTTGAGTATGACCTGTCGAACGTCATGTTCATCGCCACGGCGAACGTGCTGCACACCATCCCGCCGGCCTTGCAAGATCGTCTGGAGATCACCCGGCTGCCCGGCTACACCGAGCGCGAGAAGCTCGAAATCGCCAGCCGTCACCTGCTGCGCAAGCAGCTTGAAGCAAACGGCCTGAAGCCCGAGCAGGTAGACTTCACCGACGACGGCCTGCGCACGATTGTGCAGTATTACACGCGCGAAGCCGGCGTCCGCAACCTGGAGCGCGAGATCGCTTCGGTGCTGCGCAAGATCGCCCGCAAGATGCTGACCGGCGAAGACCCGACGAATTACCAGATCGCCGTGACCGACGAAGCCGTCAAGGAGTTGCTGGGGCCGACGCGCTTCCGCCCGCAATCGATTGCCGAGCAGAGCGAAGTCGGGCTGGCGACGGGCCTGGCGTGGACGGAAGTCGGCGGCGAGGTGCTGCATATCGAAGCGACCTTGATGCAAGGGCGCGGCAACATCACGCTGACGGGCAAGCTCGGCGAGGTGATGCAGGAATCGGCGCGCGCGGCGCTTTCGTGCGTGCGCACGCGAGCCAAGCGGCTGGGCATCAATCCCGACTTTCACAAGAAGTATGACCTGCACCTGCACGTCCCCGAAGGCGCCATCCCGAAAGATGGCCCCTCGGCAGGCATCGCCATCGCCACGGCGATTGTCAGTGTGCTGACCAACACGCCGATCCGCCGCGACGCCGCCATGACCGGCGAGATCACCCTGCGCGGCAAGGTGCTGCCCATCGGCGGCGTCAAAGAGAAATTGCTGGCGGCGCACCGCACAGGCATCACCAACGTCGTCATCCCGAAGGAGAACGCCAAAGACCTGGTTGAACTCCCCGAAGACGTGAAGCAGGCGCTGACGATTCACACGGTCGATTCGATTGACCAGGTCTGGCAGGTGGCGCTCGAAGCGCCCTTACCGAAGTCTGACCTGCCGACCGCCGTGCCGCTCTGGAGTCAGCCGCCCGCCGACGCGCCGACTTCGACGCCAGCACTTGAGTAGGGTGACAAGTGACAAGTGACAAGTGACAAGACGTTGTCACGAGGAATTCTCGCGAGCTTCGCGGGCGCGCTTCTTGTCACTTGTCACTTGTCACTTGTCACTATGAAAGTTAAGAGCGCCCAGTTCATCAAGAGCGCCACCAGCCCTGAGCATTACCCGCGCGACGGGCGTCCCGAGGTCGCCTTTATGGGCCGGTCGAACGTCGGCAAGTCCTCTTTGATAAACAGCCTGCTGGGTGTGAAGGGCCTGGCCAAGACCAGCTCGACGCCCGGACGCACGCAACTGATCAACTTCTTTCTGATCAATCAAGCGTTCTATTGCGTCGATCTGCCGGGCTATGGCTACGCGCGCGTGCCGAGCGAAGTGAAGCGCGAGTGGGGGCCGATGATTGAGAAATACCTTGCATCGCGGCCAAACCTTGTGCTATCTATTTTTATCACCGACGCGCGGCACGAGCCTTCCAAGCTAGACCTGCTGATGAAAGAGTGGTTACGCGAAAGGGGAAAGCCATTCGTCATCATAGCAACCAAAGCGGACAAGCTCAGTAGCAACCAGTTGCGGGCCAATTTGAAACACGCGTCGGCGGTGCTGGGAAAAGAAGAGCCGATCATTGCTTACTCTGCGGTCACGCGTAGTGGCGCGGATCGCATCTGGAAAGAAATCACCACACGGGTTGCTGATTTCGGATCCGGGAAACCGCTCGTGAAACCCTCTGGGTCGCATGCGGATTGAAAGACTCGTCATTAACCTGTCTTGAATTCCAATCCTCATCACGGTCAGCAAACCGCCAGAGCGGCTGCCTGAATCCGCCAGGACAATCCGCAGACACCGGAGCGACAGCTTCCCCGAAGCCCGATTGTTTCCCCTGTGACAATAACTCTCCCGCCTGCCCGGCAGGCGACGAACCCAACGAGGAATTCAGAACGATTATGGCAGAAGACGTAAACGAGCTTATGGACATCGGCGATCTCAAGGACATGTCCATCTCGAAGCTGACACAGATCGCCAAGGAACTCGACATCGCAGGCGCCACGGGCATGCGCAAGCAGGAGCTGATCTTCAAAATCTTGCAGGCGCAGACCGAAAAGAGCGGCCTGATCTTTTCCGAAGGTGTGCTGGAAACCTTGCCCGACGGCTTCGGCTTTCTGCGCGCCCCGGATTATAACTACCTGCCCGGCCCTGACGATATCTACGTCAGCCCGTCGCAGATTCGCAAGTTCGATCTGCGCACGGGCGACACGATCAGCGGCCAGATTCGCCCGCCGAAAGAAGGCGAGCGTTACTTCGCACTCATCAAAGTCGAGGCCATCAACTTCGAGCCGCCGGAGATGGCGCGCGACCGCGTCTTCTTCGACAACCTGACGCCGCTCTACCCGGACGAGCGATTGAAGCTGGAATCCGACCCGGAAAACCTTGCCGGGCGCGTCCTCGATTTGATGACGCCCATCGGCAAGGGGCAGCGCGCCTTAATCGTCGCGCCGCCGCGCACCGGCAAGACCATGCTGCTTCAGAACATCGCCAACTCGATCACCCGCAATCACCCTGAGGTGACGCTCATCGTCCTGTTGATCGATGAGCGCCCGGAAGAAGTCACAGACATGCAGCGCTCCGTTCATGGCGAAGTCATCAGCTCGACCTTTGACGAGCCGCCGACGCGCCACGTGCAGGTCGCTGACATGGTGATCGAGAAAGCCAAGCGCCTGGTCGAATACCGCCGCGATGTGGTCATCCTGCTCGACTCGATCACCCGCCTGGCGCGCGCCCACAACGCCGTGGTGCCGCCATCGGGCAAGATTCTGTCGGGCGGTATCGATTCGAACGCCCTGCAAAAGCCGAAGCGCTTCTTCGGCTCGGCGCGCAACATCGAAGAGGGCGGCTCTCTAACGATCATCGCCACGGCGCTGATCGATACAGGGTCGCGCATGGACGACGTCATCTTCGAAGAGTTCAAGGGCACCGGCAACCTCGAAATCAACCTCGACCGCAAGCTCACCGAGAAGCGCATCTTCCCGAGCATCGATATCAACAAGTCGGGGACGCGCAAGGAAGAGCTGCTGCTGGCGCCAGCCGACTTCAACCGCATCATCGTCCTCCGCCGCGTGCTATCGCAGTTGTCGCCGACGGAAGCGATGGAGCTGTTGCTCGACAAGCTCAGCCGCACGAAGACCAACTCGGACTTCCTCGACTCGATGCAGTCGTAGCCGCGTTGCTCACCTCGGCGAAGAGCGGCTCGCAATGGCGCGGGCCGCTCTTCGCCGCCAGATCAAACATCCCGGCGGCGCATCTGCCGTTCACTGTCTTCATGTTGAAGGAGCTCCCCCCATGAAATTGCTCAAAGGCTTATCCGCCGTCGCCGCAAGCCTCGTGGCGCTGGCGATCACCCTGGCGCCCGTCGCGGCGCAGACGGCAAAGAAACTTGTGTACCCAGAATCGAAAAAAGTTGACCAGGTTGACGATTATCACGGCGTCAAAGTCGCCGACCCTTACCGTTGGCTTGAAGACCTCGACTCGGCGGAAACCCGCGCCTGGGTCGAAGCGCAGAACCATTTGACGTTCGCTTACCTGAACGAGAT is drawn from Blastocatellia bacterium and contains these coding sequences:
- the lon gene encoding endopeptidase La, producing MNEFSDSTPNDVVRCPMVPIRDVVVFPYTIVAFVIGRPASVRALEAALRGDKTIFLATQHDATIDEPSSEQVYSIGTIARITHNLRLPDGNIKVMVEGLERARTVRIEDNGDFWMATLRTHAEAAEPRSRMNSLIGRIGSLVDQYVRQSTELSNPETLTAALRNDDPARLCDTIASNLKISVEDKQGLLEIFGLQERLTRLVEVLEVELEKIQVDRAIHGRVKRQMERAQKEYYLNEKIKAIHKELGRKDEKAELEELKQKIESAGMSKDAYEKAIAELRRLEQMPPMSAESTVSRNYLDWLLAVPWKDKSEEVRDIRAAQDVLDADHYGLEKVKERILEYLAVRQLVDKPRGSILCFVGPPGVGKTSLGRSIAKATGRKFVRLSLGGVRDEAEIRGHRRTYIGALPGQIIQMMKKAGTVNPLIMLDEVDKLGMDFRGDPSAALLEVLDPEQNFAFHDHYLDVEYDLSNVMFIATANVLHTIPPALQDRLEITRLPGYTEREKLEIASRHLLRKQLEANGLKPEQVDFTDDGLRTIVQYYTREAGVRNLEREIASVLRKIARKMLTGEDPTNYQIAVTDEAVKELLGPTRFRPQSIAEQSEVGLATGLAWTEVGGEVLHIEATLMQGRGNITLTGKLGEVMQESARAALSCVRTRAKRLGINPDFHKKYDLHLHVPEGAIPKDGPSAGIAIATAIVSVLTNTPIRRDAAMTGEITLRGKVLPIGGVKEKLLAAHRTGITNVVIPKENAKDLVELPEDVKQALTIHTVDSIDQVWQVALEAPLPKSDLPTAVPLWSQPPADAPTSTPALE
- the yihA gene encoding ribosome biogenesis GTP-binding protein YihA/YsxC — encoded protein: MTSDKTLSRGILASFAGALLVTCHLSLVTMKVKSAQFIKSATSPEHYPRDGRPEVAFMGRSNVGKSSLINSLLGVKGLAKTSSTPGRTQLINFFLINQAFYCVDLPGYGYARVPSEVKREWGPMIEKYLASRPNLVLSIFITDARHEPSKLDLLMKEWLRERGKPFVIIATKADKLSSNQLRANLKHASAVLGKEEPIIAYSAVTRSGADRIWKEITTRVADFGSGKPLVKPSGSHAD
- the rho gene encoding transcription termination factor Rho is translated as MDIGDLKDMSISKLTQIAKELDIAGATGMRKQELIFKILQAQTEKSGLIFSEGVLETLPDGFGFLRAPDYNYLPGPDDIYVSPSQIRKFDLRTGDTISGQIRPPKEGERYFALIKVEAINFEPPEMARDRVFFDNLTPLYPDERLKLESDPENLAGRVLDLMTPIGKGQRALIVAPPRTGKTMLLQNIANSITRNHPEVTLIVLLIDERPEEVTDMQRSVHGEVISSTFDEPPTRHVQVADMVIEKAKRLVEYRRDVVILLDSITRLARAHNAVVPPSGKILSGGIDSNALQKPKRFFGSARNIEEGGSLTIIATALIDTGSRMDDVIFEEFKGTGNLEINLDRKLTEKRIFPSIDINKSGTRKEELLLAPADFNRIIVLRRVLSQLSPTEAMELLLDKLSRTKTNSDFLDSMQS